The following are encoded in a window of Lagenorhynchus albirostris chromosome 3, mLagAlb1.1, whole genome shotgun sequence genomic DNA:
- the PIN1 gene encoding peptidyl-prolyl cis-trans isomerase NIMA-interacting 1 isoform X1: MGTVPASPTCAWSRVNTQETLLSFVVYKMDIIVATTLLMCARCYPKDVTDMNSYSPYSNPPGRYCRHLHFTGRVYYFNHITNASQWERPSGNSTGGGKNGQGEPARVRCSHLLVKHSQSRRPSSWRQEKITRTKEEALELINGYIQKIKSGEEDFESLASQFSDCSSAKARGDLGAFSRGQMQKPFEDASFALRTGEMSGPVFTDSGIHIILRTE, translated from the exons ATGGGTACAGTTCCTGCCTCCCCCACATGTGCCTGGAGCAGAGTAAACACCCAGGAAACGTTGCTTAGTTTTGTGGtctataaaatggacataatagtTGCTACCACACTCCTGATGTGTGCCAGGTGCTATCCTAAGGACGTTACAGATATGAACTCATACAGCCCTTACAGCAACCCTCCAGGCAGGTATTGccgtcatctccattttacag GCCGGGTGTACTACTTCAATCACATCACTAACGCCAGCCAGTGGGAGCGGCCGAGTGGCAATAGCACTGGCGGCGGCAAAAATGGACAAGGGGAGCCTGCCAGGGTCCGCTGCTCACACCTGCTGGTCAAGCACAGCCAGTCGCGGCGGCCCTCGTCCTGGCGGCAGGAGAAGATCACCCGGACCAAGGAGGAGGCTCTGGAGCTGATCAATG GCTACATCCAGAAGATTAAGTCGGGAGAAGAGGACTTTGAATCTCTGGCCTCACAGTTCAGTGACTGCAGCTCCGCCAAGGCCAGGGGAGACCTGGGTGCCTTCAGCAGAG GTCAGATGCAGAAGCCGTTTGAAGACGCCTCCTTTGCACTGCGGACAGGGGAGATGAGCGGGCCCGTGTTCACGGATTCCGGCATCCACATCATCCTGCGCACGGAGTGA